One window of Methanothermobacter tenebrarum genomic DNA carries:
- the sfsA gene encoding DNA/RNA nuclease SfsA has protein sequence MKIKNLILANFVGRPNRFTVVVERDGYKFRAHLRDPGRLEDLLNRGNKLLLKHIRAGRNRKTCFDVIATFKDGEWVLINSGLHNSIAMEIIGSRFVKELEGYKVIKREYKFGESRLDFLLGRDGEKMLLEVKGCTLLKGDRALFPDAPTSRGKRHLEELMKATELGFKSSILFLIFRRGARIFSPNYDIDQRFAKTLKESSEKGVIIIPVTFKTRLNKDFIIKPGKRIKTIL, from the coding sequence ATGAAAATAAAAAATCTTATCCTAGCAAATTTTGTTGGGAGGCCTAACCGTTTCACAGTAGTGGTTGAGAGGGATGGTTATAAATTTAGAGCCCATCTGAGAGACCCTGGGAGATTGGAGGATCTTCTTAATCGGGGGAATAAATTACTTTTAAAGCATATCCGGGCTGGTAGAAATCGTAAGACGTGTTTTGATGTTATAGCCACCTTTAAGGATGGTGAATGGGTTCTTATAAATTCCGGTTTACATAATAGCATAGCCATGGAGATCATAGGATCTCGGTTTGTCAAAGAATTAGAAGGTTATAAGGTGATTAAAAGAGAATATAAGTTTGGTGAGAGCAGATTAGATTTCCTTTTAGGCCGTGATGGGGAAAAAATGCTCCTGGAGGTTAAAGGCTGCACGCTTTTAAAGGGTGATAGGGCATTATTCCCAGATGCCCCTACCAGTCGGGGTAAACGCCACCTTGAGGAACTGATGAAAGCAACGGAATTAGGATTTAAAAGTTCGATACTATTTCTAATATTCAGGAGAGGGGCTAGGATATTTTCCCCAAACTATGATATAGACCAAAGGTTCGCGAAAACCCTTAAAGAATCCTCTGAGAAGGGTGTTATAATCATACCAGTCACCTTTAAAACTAGATTAAATAAAGATTTTATAATAAAACCTGGAAAGAGGATAAAAACAATCCTATAG
- the cfbD gene encoding Ni-sirohydrochlorin a,c-diamide reductive cyclase catalytic subunit, whose product MHPRPSPIAASLYTLRDLDVDVIVIHGPTGCCFRTARLLENDGVRVLTTGMSENDFIFGAHEKLEETLKKVEKMFSPKLVGVVGTCASMIIGEDLKEAVQEANISAEVLTVESHGGFGEGDNTEGAIIVLEEASKSGLITWEEAERQIRMLKKATEIEKTRGMARGEYIKPSSGDDKDKVALELLKSLKDNERVAMVLNAKKETAYLFADILKLPQLNLHPLVIANLQDDIGLPRIRKHAKNIKSELEKNGIKIDYLTGGLDEYPITGKRVGEILKEENVEFAVISGVPHAVPIEKLNIRSVAVTDGPRLVKPLKELGYDYVIAELDAHAKTLGVDNIVQSEFGESIRKNMKVIQNG is encoded by the coding sequence TTGCATCCCAGACCTAGTCCAATAGCAGCATCCCTTTATACACTCAGGGACCTTGACGTTGATGTGATAGTCATACATGGGCCTACAGGATGTTGCTTTAGAACTGCTAGACTCCTTGAAAATGATGGTGTTAGGGTTCTAACCACAGGAATGTCTGAAAATGACTTCATATTCGGAGCGCATGAGAAACTGGAAGAGACTCTGAAAAAAGTGGAGAAGATGTTCTCCCCAAAACTCGTAGGGGTTGTGGGAACCTGTGCAAGCATGATAATAGGCGAAGACCTTAAAGAGGCTGTTCAGGAGGCTAACATATCCGCGGAGGTGCTTACAGTAGAATCGCATGGGGGATTTGGTGAAGGAGATAACACAGAAGGGGCTATAATCGTATTAGAAGAGGCCTCCAAATCCGGTCTGATAACCTGGGAGGAGGCTGAAAGACAGATAAGGATGCTTAAAAAGGCTACTGAGATAGAAAAGACACGAGGGATGGCACGGGGAGAATACATAAAACCATCATCAGGCGACGATAAGGATAAAGTGGCCCTTGAACTTCTAAAAAGTCTCAAGGATAATGAAAGGGTTGCTATGGTGTTAAATGCGAAAAAAGAGACAGCTTACCTCTTCGCCGACATACTAAAACTACCTCAACTAAACCTTCATCCCCTAGTAATAGCTAACCTCCAGGATGATATTGGACTTCCCAGGATAAGAAAACATGCAAAGAATATAAAATCTGAACTTGAAAAAAATGGGATTAAAATCGATTATCTCACAGGGGGACTAGACGAATACCCCATAACCGGGAAAAGAGTAGGGGAAATCCTCAAAGAAGAAAATGTTGAGTTTGCTGTTATAAGTGGAGTGCCACATGCAGTCCCAATTGAAAAACTGAATATAAGATCAGTAGCAGTGACCGATGGTCCGAGACTCGTCAAACCTTTAAAGGAACTAGGATATGATTATGTTATCGCGGAACTTGACGCCCATGCCAAAACCCTAGGAGTAGATAATATAGTCCAATCAGAGTTTGGTGAAAGTATAAGAAAGAATATGAAGGTGATCCAGAATGGCTAG
- a CDS encoding sugar phosphate nucleotidyltransferase has product MARTVGMILCGGFGKRLKPLTDKIPKPLIEIKKGYTILDKQLFDFKSADINKVYLLTGFLSEKIEERYGNEYKGLKIEYVKEDEPLGTLNAIRLGMEAIDDDKQCVIRNGDVVADLNLKKMVRLGEKSNYPLLIFIIKMRSPYGIVEISGDKITDFKEKPLLDYYINAGVYFAKEPIDFGDFETGDIEKTVFPMMAKENKLGFYKEDGLFWMAIDTSKELEEIRKEYKNRTDKPWGYEKILINTEKYLTKELFIKEDYRTSFHYHKKKDETMYIIKGSGYIQFEDKKEYFSKNDTIRIKPKTPHSIVAMENTLLQEVSTPHPKDTIRIKDFYERW; this is encoded by the coding sequence ATGGCTAGAACCGTGGGCATGATACTCTGCGGGGGATTCGGCAAACGCCTAAAACCCCTCACAGACAAAATACCAAAACCCCTCATAGAAATAAAAAAAGGTTACACCATACTTGATAAACAATTATTCGATTTTAAAAGTGCCGATATAAACAAGGTATACCTTTTAACGGGTTTCCTTAGTGAAAAGATCGAGGAACGCTATGGTAACGAATACAAGGGCTTGAAGATAGAATATGTAAAGGAGGATGAACCCCTAGGGACATTAAACGCCATAAGATTAGGCATGGAAGCAATAGATGATGACAAACAATGTGTTATAAGAAATGGTGACGTGGTCGCAGACTTAAATTTGAAAAAAATGGTTCGCTTGGGCGAAAAATCCAATTATCCCCTGCTAATATTCATAATAAAGATGAGATCACCCTATGGTATAGTAGAGATAAGCGGGGATAAAATAACTGACTTCAAAGAAAAACCACTACTAGACTATTATATAAACGCGGGAGTATACTTCGCCAAAGAACCAATAGACTTCGGAGACTTCGAAACAGGGGACATAGAAAAGACGGTCTTCCCAATGATGGCTAAAGAGAACAAACTCGGCTTCTACAAAGAAGATGGACTATTCTGGATGGCCATTGACACCTCAAAGGAACTCGAAGAGATAAGAAAAGAATACAAAAACAGAACAGACAAACCATGGGGTTATGAGAAAATCCTCATAAACACAGAAAAATACCTCACAAAAGAACTATTCATAAAAGAAGATTACAGAACATCATTCCACTACCACAAGAAAAAAGATGAAACAATGTACATAATAAAAGGCTCAGGATACATCCAATTCGAAGACAAAAAAGAATACTTCAGCAAAAACGACACCATACGCATCAAACCAAAAACCCCACACTCCATAGTAGCAATGGAAAACACCCTACTACAAGAAGTCTCAACACCCCACCCCAAGGACACCATAAGAATAAAAGACTTCTACGAACGATGGTAA
- the hisH gene encoding imidazole glycerol phosphate synthase subunit HisH, translating into MITIIDYGSGNLRSIKNALTKVGSQVKITKDKKEIKKADTILLPGVGAFGKAMKNLKNYKNTIIKHIEADKPFLGICLGLQLLLTKSEESPNIQGLNIIPGEVTRIPALGKVPHMGWNQLNITNNCPILEGLEDEYFYFVHSYHAKPKEKNVIAATADYHIKMVAVLWKDNIFATQFHPEKSGKAGLKILHNFIEFSK; encoded by the coding sequence ATGATAACAATAATAGACTACGGCAGCGGAAACCTAAGAAGCATAAAAAACGCCCTCACAAAAGTAGGAAGCCAAGTAAAGATAACAAAGGACAAAAAGGAAATAAAAAAGGCAGACACCATACTACTCCCAGGAGTAGGGGCGTTCGGCAAAGCCATGAAAAACCTCAAAAATTACAAAAACACAATAATAAAACACATAGAAGCTGATAAACCATTCCTGGGCATCTGCCTAGGACTACAACTCCTACTCACAAAAAGTGAAGAAAGCCCTAACATCCAAGGATTGAACATAATACCAGGGGAAGTTACGAGGATACCAGCCCTCGGAAAAGTACCCCACATGGGCTGGAATCAACTAAACATAACAAATAACTGCCCAATCCTAGAAGGCCTAGAAGACGAATACTTCTACTTCGTCCACTCATATCATGCCAAACCAAAAGAAAAGAATGTTATAGCAGCCACAGCAGACTATCACATAAAAATGGTCGCAGTTTTATGGAAAGATAACATATTCGCCACACAATTCCACCCAGAGAAAAGTGGGAAAGCTGGCCTAAAAATACTCCATAATTTCATCGAATTCTCAAAATAG
- a CDS encoding AIR synthase-related protein, with product MDIEGFARRNINQKGLKEILAERILEFKDVDKGTALKLAEAVIEEVNHTLKIEKEEDNFLKEIIKFPKTKISMGEMGVGSRGAGDFFVHRKIADIVASTNTRAYITPTAQDDGGVVKTPIKKDTVYITTAVDGIHSRLSEYPFLGGFHVTRAALRDVCVMGSKPLAILSDLHLADDGDLGKLLDFTAGVAAVSELVNVPIVAGSTLRVGGDMVLGDRLVSAVGAIGVSEHPPTARKRAEPGDTILLTEGSGGGTITTTAIYHGLFDVVWETMDINFIKASEALMEANILGEIHAMTDVTNGGLRGDAHEISSTTGVGLEFYEDKIMAMINPKVLKMLRRLDIDPLGVSIDSLMIIAPKEVSDTIKDIIEGAGVKIDEIGEVTDTGEPILISEDGETRLEPAFREAAYTKIKKVVGEKTPEDFDKMKKRVEKATSKAIEKKRKVVEAIRSGR from the coding sequence ATGGACATAGAAGGATTTGCAAGACGCAACATAAACCAGAAAGGATTAAAGGAGATCCTAGCAGAGCGCATACTAGAATTCAAAGATGTTGATAAAGGAACGGCCCTGAAATTAGCAGAAGCTGTTATAGAAGAAGTTAACCACACCCTCAAAATAGAAAAAGAAGAAGACAACTTCCTCAAAGAGATTATAAAGTTCCCCAAGACAAAAATAAGCATGGGCGAAATGGGAGTAGGCTCCAGGGGGGCTGGTGACTTCTTCGTGCACCGGAAAATAGCAGATATAGTCGCGAGCACAAACACCAGAGCATATATAACACCAACAGCCCAAGATGACGGGGGAGTTGTGAAAACACCCATAAAAAAAGACACAGTCTATATTACAACTGCAGTTGATGGTATACACTCACGTCTCAGCGAATACCCCTTCCTGGGCGGATTCCATGTTACAAGAGCAGCCCTAAGAGACGTCTGCGTCATGGGCTCCAAGCCACTCGCCATACTAAGCGACCTACACCTCGCAGATGACGGTGACCTGGGCAAACTATTAGATTTCACAGCAGGTGTTGCGGCTGTCTCAGAACTCGTAAATGTCCCCATCGTCGCTGGGAGCACACTACGCGTCGGTGGAGACATGGTACTGGGCGACCGACTAGTAAGTGCCGTGGGGGCTATAGGAGTATCAGAACACCCACCAACCGCCAGAAAAAGAGCAGAACCAGGAGACACCATACTATTAACAGAAGGGTCCGGTGGAGGTACCATAACAACCACCGCAATCTATCATGGACTATTCGACGTAGTATGGGAGACAATGGACATAAATTTCATAAAAGCCTCAGAAGCCCTAATGGAAGCCAACATACTAGGAGAAATCCACGCCATGACAGACGTCACCAATGGGGGGCTACGAGGGGACGCCCATGAAATCTCATCAACCACCGGAGTGGGCCTAGAATTCTACGAGGATAAAATCATGGCCATGATAAACCCAAAAGTCCTTAAAATGCTCAGAAGACTTGACATAGACCCCCTAGGAGTTTCAATCGACTCACTCATGATAATAGCACCCAAGGAGGTTTCAGACACCATCAAAGACATAATAGAAGGGGCTGGTGTCAAAATAGATGAAATAGGCGAAGTCACAGATACTGGGGAGCCCATTCTTATAAGCGAAGACGGAGAAACCAGACTAGAACCAGCCTTTAGAGAAGCAGCATATACCAAGATAAAAAAAGTAGTAGGCGAAAAAACACCAGAAGACTTCGACAAAATGAAAAAAAGAGTAGAAAAAGCAACAAGCAAGGCCATAGAAAAAAAGAGGAAAGTAGTGGAGGCCATACGAAGTGGAAGATAA
- a CDS encoding cobaltochelatase subunit CobN — translation MRKHLITVTAILLMVLFCQTVVAANNTTTSNTTTILVIGSSRAAKSYNEVAHSIMNLTDNNVKFQIRSTSQIGNMTSDEIQALLNSSQIILAEWGTQLAGNGSMESVIIANPSLIENKIFFAFESGPTLVKLSMINNTKVFEGVTDTDIGTWDRPGTLIGACHDGDLSSLMFYKEKYSGNQALQYWIDCASYYAAGGKKNIENQFKYILKLYYLINGKPWNSSWDPAPVEPGLLLQPEFLYRDGQRFSLQEYFQKYHLDPTKPTVAILTYVGSTGEVAYADAMQQIIDALTSKGMNVIPVVGTWSNYVTLNDTAMRELLQTLCNPNQTYNITAIKDIGNCTERSSILGVNSISTGKVYEVDIFENGTIVKHFKVSNAQPTNVYSAL, via the coding sequence ATGAGAAAGCATCTGATTACAGTAACAGCAATTCTTCTCATGGTCCTATTTTGCCAGACTGTAGTGGCAGCAAACAACACTACAACAAGCAATACAACCACGATCCTAGTTATAGGTTCATCAAGAGCCGCGAAGAGTTACAATGAAGTGGCACATTCAATAATGAATCTCACAGACAATAACGTCAAATTTCAGATAAGATCCACGAGTCAGATAGGGAACATGACCAGTGATGAAATACAAGCTCTTCTAAACAGCTCACAGATAATATTGGCAGAATGGGGAACCCAATTGGCTGGTAATGGGTCCATGGAATCTGTTATCATAGCAAATCCATCCCTAATTGAAAACAAGATATTCTTCGCATTTGAAAGTGGCCCGACGCTAGTTAAACTGAGCATGATCAACAACACCAAGGTATTTGAAGGAGTCACTGATACAGATATAGGCACTTGGGATAGACCAGGAACACTCATAGGAGCATGCCATGATGGTGATCTATCATCGCTGATGTTCTACAAAGAGAAATATTCAGGTAACCAAGCACTACAATACTGGATAGACTGCGCCAGTTATTATGCAGCTGGGGGTAAGAAAAACATTGAAAATCAATTCAAGTACATCCTTAAACTCTATTATCTCATCAATGGAAAACCATGGAATAGTAGCTGGGATCCAGCCCCTGTTGAACCAGGCCTGCTACTGCAACCAGAGTTCCTATACCGTGATGGTCAGAGATTCAGCCTCCAAGAGTACTTCCAGAAATATCATCTAGACCCTACTAAACCAACAGTAGCAATTCTGACTTACGTTGGCAGCACAGGTGAAGTTGCATATGCTGATGCAATGCAACAGATAATTGACGCATTGACCTCAAAGGGTATGAATGTGATCCCAGTAGTTGGTACATGGTCAAACTATGTGACACTAAATGACACTGCGATGAGAGAGCTGCTCCAGACACTATGCAATCCTAATCAAACATACAATATAACTGCTATAAAGGATATCGGGAATTGCACTGAGAGATCATCCATTCTTGGAGTTAATAGTATCTCCACTGGAAAGGTGTATGAAGTAGACATCTTTGAGAACGGGACCATAGTAAAACACTTCAAGGTTAGCAACGCACAACCCACAAATGTCTATTCGGCCTTGTAA
- a CDS encoding cobaltochelatase subunit CobN, producing MDLLTFTPGSTTSGAQVTKFFEHSNVPVLRAMITSSTYRTMGQWLVSDEGFSWMSVYWQCAQPEMQGQIEPLAIGVGEIGSDPETGAQWDITVTIPERIEKLVNRVYNWIKLQTLPNNEKKIAIVYYNYPPGKQNIGASYLNVPESIFEILKRLKREGYNIGEIPSNADALLDLMVKKGINIANWAPGELEKLVNQSDIILWPVEDYLTWFNKLDRIARKEMVEGPVGYIEELTKAAVEYIKKGDTRTRDEMLKTLNRWTQEMISNANTHPEVASTAIDLINKISAALTSYIQDPSNTTAYETFLKYKGELLALKLPGMTGWGEPPGDVMVVEKNGEKYIIIPGLMFGNVFIGPEPQRGWEADAANLYHSTVVPPPHCYLAWYAWINTVFEANAQIHVGRHATYEWTPRKQYALASFDYPDICIGDTPSLYIYIMDGVGEGMQAKRRGLAVIIDHLTPPFTQTKLYGDLQELAGLIINYEKTPEGNPMREEYAKQIRETIIKTAIYKDMNIDPNNITDEDIDKIHDYLLDIKRTLMPYGLHTFSLNWTSDEIALMVSTMLSPDSDVDPSLQKLVSTAMGWDFKNLTFDQAEQVNDICINMIKDLLNGKSIAAILENVTDLSLKKALQDKLSVAVEYIALLKESPTKEMDALIEGLSGRFISPAKGGDPVRAPYALPTGRNFYAQDDNTLPTKTAWDLGKRLADMALAQLDTIPEKMAAVVWCVETARDDGAMASFVLRMLGVQPKPDDKTWLKGGKLSYITPTNLTDLLNDLNKMRNSIGLQNVTSRPRIDVITTTSGLFRDLFPNLLAKMDIAYRVALGASYSKIVEAYPQFKDQLDLALDPLITGKFPQAKSMEALLKVIDKGDPIELNYVAKHWIELVQRGYDGDAAITRIFAPPVGDYGAGVNHGVEQAWTWNNREELADIYLRRMSHAYSNTQWGISQRNLFEDLLKGVTVTYHSRSTNLYGVIDNDDYYDYYGGLSMAIEKVNNGRAPSLNVLYYANPANPEVLSLQQFMRKEMRTRYFNPAWIQGMMKEGYSGARAISNKFVSYLWGWQVTTPQLVHNYEWNEITDIYIRDKYNLGVTKWLSTGNNAYAMISITGTLLTAAHKGFWHADEGTLRLVANTWAKLVAGYGVSCCDCSCGNIAMMQWAMGYVDPNLLGQVKAKIYGATKNAAFAPGQPGVPGAPGQTGPGYTGSQGHGVSPGYTGGQGRAGGQTGSEAGVAAAGGAGPGSSGRAYEVSKVGGMSGASAGMPIYAVLGVIVLVALVGAGYFLRGKL from the coding sequence ATAGACCTTTTAACTTTCACCCCGGGATCAACTACCTCAGGTGCCCAAGTTACCAAGTTCTTTGAACACTCAAACGTTCCAGTACTCAGAGCCATGATAACAAGCTCAACATATAGGACAATGGGACAATGGCTTGTCTCAGATGAAGGATTCAGTTGGATGTCAGTATACTGGCAGTGTGCCCAGCCTGAAATGCAAGGACAGATAGAGCCACTAGCAATCGGTGTCGGTGAAATCGGAAGCGACCCCGAAACCGGAGCTCAATGGGATATAACAGTCACAATACCTGAGAGGATAGAGAAACTTGTGAACAGGGTCTACAATTGGATCAAACTCCAGACACTCCCAAATAATGAGAAGAAGATTGCAATAGTCTACTATAATTATCCACCAGGGAAACAGAACATCGGAGCAAGTTATCTCAATGTACCGGAGAGTATCTTTGAGATACTTAAGAGGCTGAAACGTGAAGGCTATAACATAGGTGAGATACCATCTAACGCCGATGCTCTCCTCGACCTGATGGTCAAAAAGGGTATAAATATTGCCAACTGGGCGCCAGGTGAACTTGAAAAACTAGTGAACCAGAGCGATATCATATTATGGCCAGTTGAAGATTATCTCACATGGTTCAATAAGCTAGACCGAATTGCCAGGAAAGAGATGGTTGAAGGGCCAGTAGGCTACATCGAGGAACTAACCAAGGCAGCAGTAGAATACATTAAAAAGGGAGACACAAGGACAAGGGATGAGATGCTTAAAACCCTCAACAGATGGACACAAGAGATGATATCAAATGCTAATACGCACCCAGAAGTTGCAAGCACTGCAATAGACCTCATAAATAAGATCAGCGCTGCTTTAACATCCTATATCCAGGATCCTTCAAATACCACGGCATACGAGACGTTCCTAAAATACAAAGGAGAACTCCTGGCACTTAAACTCCCAGGGATGACAGGATGGGGTGAACCGCCAGGAGACGTTATGGTCGTTGAAAAGAATGGCGAAAAATACATTATTATACCTGGTCTGATGTTTGGGAACGTCTTCATCGGCCCAGAGCCACAGAGAGGATGGGAGGCCGATGCGGCCAACCTTTATCATAGTACAGTTGTCCCACCACCACACTGCTACCTTGCATGGTATGCATGGATAAACACAGTCTTTGAGGCAAATGCACAGATACATGTTGGAAGGCATGCAACTTATGAATGGACACCAAGAAAACAGTACGCTCTTGCCTCATTCGATTACCCGGACATATGTATTGGCGACACACCATCACTATACATCTACATAATGGACGGCGTTGGAGAGGGTATGCAAGCAAAAAGAAGAGGACTTGCAGTAATCATAGACCACCTGACACCACCATTCACACAGACAAAACTCTACGGCGACTTACAGGAACTTGCAGGCCTCATCATAAATTATGAAAAAACACCTGAAGGAAACCCAATGAGAGAAGAGTATGCAAAACAGATCCGTGAAACAATAATAAAAACAGCCATCTACAAAGACATGAACATAGATCCAAACAACATCACAGATGAAGACATCGACAAAATACACGATTATCTCCTAGACATCAAGCGTACATTGATGCCTTATGGCCTTCATACATTCAGTTTAAATTGGACATCTGATGAGATAGCCCTTATGGTCTCGACGATGCTATCACCAGACAGCGACGTTGACCCATCCCTCCAAAAGCTCGTGAGCACAGCAATGGGCTGGGATTTCAAAAATCTCACCTTCGACCAGGCAGAACAGGTGAACGACATATGCATAAACATGATCAAAGATCTTCTCAACGGAAAATCTATAGCAGCAATCCTTGAGAATGTTACAGACCTATCCCTCAAAAAAGCCCTCCAGGACAAACTATCAGTGGCAGTGGAATACATTGCATTGCTAAAAGAGAGCCCAACAAAGGAAATGGACGCCCTAATCGAAGGTCTATCAGGAAGGTTCATATCACCAGCCAAAGGAGGAGACCCTGTCAGAGCACCCTATGCACTCCCAACCGGGCGAAACTTCTATGCACAAGACGACAACACATTACCAACAAAAACAGCATGGGACCTTGGTAAAAGACTCGCAGACATGGCCCTTGCACAGCTTGACACCATCCCCGAGAAGATGGCTGCTGTAGTATGGTGCGTTGAAACAGCAAGAGACGACGGTGCAATGGCCTCATTTGTTCTAAGAATGTTAGGTGTTCAGCCAAAACCCGATGACAAGACTTGGCTCAAAGGAGGAAAATTATCATACATTACCCCAACAAACCTCACAGACCTCCTAAATGACTTGAACAAGATGAGGAATAGTATTGGACTCCAGAACGTCACATCAAGGCCAAGAATTGACGTGATAACCACAACAAGCGGTCTTTTCAGAGATTTATTCCCAAACTTGCTTGCAAAAATGGACATAGCCTACAGGGTTGCACTGGGAGCATCCTACTCAAAGATAGTTGAGGCATATCCACAATTTAAAGATCAGTTGGACCTTGCACTTGATCCACTGATCACAGGAAAGTTCCCACAGGCAAAATCAATGGAAGCCCTTCTCAAAGTTATAGACAAAGGCGACCCAATTGAATTGAATTACGTTGCAAAACATTGGATAGAACTTGTGCAGAGGGGCTATGATGGAGACGCAGCAATAACAAGGATATTCGCCCCACCAGTAGGAGACTATGGCGCTGGAGTTAACCATGGAGTTGAACAAGCATGGACATGGAACAACAGAGAAGAACTGGCAGACATTTACCTTAGAAGAATGAGTCATGCATACTCCAACACACAATGGGGCATTTCGCAAAGAAACCTCTTTGAAGACCTCCTTAAAGGAGTGACAGTAACATACCATAGTAGAAGCACAAACCTTTATGGAGTTATCGACAATGACGACTACTACGATTACTATGGTGGACTATCAATGGCAATCGAAAAAGTGAACAATGGAAGAGCACCATCACTAAATGTCCTTTACTATGCAAACCCAGCTAATCCAGAGGTCCTTTCATTACAGCAGTTCATGAGAAAGGAGATGAGAACACGCTATTTCAACCCCGCGTGGATCCAGGGAATGATGAAAGAAGGTTACAGTGGTGCAAGGGCAATTTCAAACAAGTTCGTCTCATACCTATGGGGCTGGCAAGTTACAACTCCCCAACTCGTACATAACTATGAGTGGAATGAAATTACTGACATTTACATCAGAGACAAATACAATCTTGGAGTTACAAAATGGTTGTCTACAGGTAACAACGCCTATGCAATGATCAGCATAACAGGAACACTCCTAACAGCAGCTCATAAAGGCTTTTGGCATGCTGATGAGGGAACACTCAGGTTGGTGGCTAACACTTGGGCTAAGCTAGTTGCAGGGTATGGTGTTTCTTGTTGTGACTGTAGCTGTGGTAATATTGCTATGATGCAGTGGGCTATGGGTTATGTGGATCCTAACCTTTTAGGTCAGGTAAAAGCGAAAATTTACGGCGCTACAAAGAATGCTGCCTTCGCACCAGGACAACCAGGTGTGCCTGGCGCCCCGGGACAAACAGGTCCTGGTTATACTGGTAGTCAGGGGCATGGTGTGAGTCCCGGTTATACTGGTGGTCAAGGACGGGCAGGTGGACAAACCGGTTCAGAAGCTGGAGTTGCCGCGGCTGGGGGTGCAGGGCCAGGATCATCTGGTAGAGCCTATGAAGTGAGTAAAGTTGGTGGAATGTCTGGTGCAAGCGCTGGCATGCCAATATACGCAGTGCTCGGAGTCATAGTCCTAGTAGCCCTTGTAGGCGCAGGTTACTTCCTAAGAGGAAAACTATAA
- a CDS encoding nucleotidyltransferase domain-containing protein has product MGPEGIEDIRGFLSQVKRKFKPDLILLFGSRARGEHLEDSDYDIIIVSEKFRNMNFLRRIEKIIEYWDAKVNIDVLPYTPEEFEIKKKEIGIVQEAIKEGIRLK; this is encoded by the coding sequence ATGGGTCCGGAAGGAATTGAAGATATAAGGGGATTTTTATCCCAGGTTAAAAGAAAGTTTAAACCAGACCTCATTTTATTATTTGGGAGCAGGGCGCGAGGCGAACACTTGGAAGATAGTGACTATGATATTATAATCGTCAGTGAAAAATTTAGGAACATGAATTTCCTTAGGAGGATCGAGAAAATCATAGAATACTGGGATGCAAAGGTTAACATTGATGTACTTCCCTATACGCCGGAAGAGTTCGAAATTAAAAAAAAGGAAATAGGGATAGTGCAAGAGGCTATAAAAGAGGGCATAAGACTCAAGTGA
- a CDS encoding HEPN domain-containing protein has product MRREVYNWWKQAEKDLEGAAKNLKIEEYYITAFLSQQAAEKALKALYIHKKRKSPGSTHSLIFLANELNMPEEFMSGLRKLNPDFIITRYPDAAQGLPYELYDREIAEEKLEIASKVVEWVRKELKI; this is encoded by the coding sequence ATGAGGAGAGAAGTTTATAATTGGTGGAAACAGGCAGAAAAGGACCTTGAAGGCGCTGCTAAAAATCTTAAAATCGAGGAATATTATATAACGGCGTTTTTGTCACAGCAGGCTGCTGAAAAGGCATTAAAGGCGCTCTATATCCACAAAAAGAGGAAATCCCCGGGTTCCACGCATTCCCTGATTTTCTTGGCAAATGAACTTAACATGCCAGAGGAGTTTATGAGCGGCCTCAGAAAGCTAAATCCAGATTTTATCATCACACGTTATCCGGATGCTGCCCAGGGACTTCCATATGAACTCTATGACAGGGAAATAGCAGAGGAGAAATTAGAGATCGCAAGTAAGGTGGTGGAATGGGTCCGGAAGGAATTGAAGATATAA